From the Sebastes fasciatus isolate fSebFas1 chromosome 3, fSebFas1.pri, whole genome shotgun sequence genome, one window contains:
- the LOC141763986 gene encoding transcription factor JunB-like isoform X2, translated as MNLNFSDSYRNSNFKSQHLNLNLHHLHHHRAADSDFYSAGSTTADVSGSLKLASPELERLIIQNSNGVITTTPTPAAQFLYNRGITEEQEGFADGFVKALDDLHKMNQMAPPPNVSLGGGCGLPGGGVVCSAPGASVFGSSMQPEGLEYTTLSSCTTTNPSLSSGASYPSTTISYLPHHHQYHHHQHPQALAAHGSHHFQHSSLAGVGIHSQRFAGGLKEEPQTVPDMLSSDGSPPMSPIDMENQDRMKTERKRLRNRLAASKCRRRKLERISRLEDKVKVLKTDNAGLSNTASVLRDQVAQLKQKVMTHVSSGCQLMLAPKVKSY; from the coding sequence ATGAACTTGAACTTCTCCGACTCATATCGGAACTCAAACTTCAAGTCACaacacctgaacctgaacctgcacCACCTGCACCACCACCGCGCGGCCGACAGTGACTTCTACTCAGCCGGCTCGACCACCGCGGACGTCTCGGGCTCTCTGAAGCTCGCCTCTCCGGAGCTGGAGCGTCTGATCATCCAGAACAGCAACGGGGTCATCACTACGACGCCGACACCTGCCGCCCAGTTCCTCTACAACCGCGGGATCACGGAGGAGCAGGAGGGCTTCGCGGACGGTTTTGTTAAAGCTCTGGACGACCTGCACAAGATGAACCAGATGGCGCCTCCACCAAACGTGTCTCTCGGTGGCGGCTGCGGTTTGCCGGGCGGCGGAGTGGTGTGCTCGGCTCCAGGAGCCTCCGTGTTCGGCTCCTCCATGCAGCCGGAAGGTTTAGAGTACACCACCCTGAGCAGCTGCACCACCACCAACCCGAGTCTGTCCTCTGGAGCCAGCTACCCGTCCACTACTATCAGCTACCTGCCGCACCACCACCAGTACCATCACCACCAGCATCCGCAGGCCCTCGCAGCGCACGGGTCGCACCACTTCCAGCACTCCTCTCTGGCCGGTGTGGGCATCCACTCGCAGCGTTTCGCCGGCGGCTTGAAAGAAGAGCCGCAGACGGTGCCGGACATGCTGAGCAGCGACGGGTCTCCACCGATGTCCCCCATCGATATGGAGAACCAGGACCGCATGAAAACGGAGCGCAAGCGGCTGAGGAACCGGCTCGCAGCGTCCAAGTGTCGGAGGCGCAAGCTGGAGCGCATTTCTCGCCTGGAGGACAAGGTGAAAGTGCTGAAGACAGACAACGCGGGACTGTCCAACACGGCGTCTGTGCTGCGGGATCAGGTGGCACAACTCAAACAGAAAGTCATGACACATGTGAGCAGTGGTTGCCAGCTCATGTTAGCGCCCAAAGTGAAGTCATATTGA
- the LOC141763986 gene encoding transcription factor JunB-like isoform X1 has product MSTIMEQPFYDDSFLSAYGHPGAALPDYKLLKQNMNLNFSDSYRNSNFKSQHLNLNLHHLHHHRAADSDFYSAGSTTADVSGSLKLASPELERLIIQNSNGVITTTPTPAAQFLYNRGITEEQEGFADGFVKALDDLHKMNQMAPPPNVSLGGGCGLPGGGVVCSAPGASVFGSSMQPEGLEYTTLSSCTTTNPSLSSGASYPSTTISYLPHHHQYHHHQHPQALAAHGSHHFQHSSLAGVGIHSQRFAGGLKEEPQTVPDMLSSDGSPPMSPIDMENQDRMKTERKRLRNRLAASKCRRRKLERISRLEDKVKVLKTDNAGLSNTASVLRDQVAQLKQKVMTHVSSGCQLMLAPKVKSY; this is encoded by the coding sequence ATGTCCACAATAATGGAACAGCCTTTTTATGACGACTCGTTTCTCTCTGCTTATGGCCATCCAGGCGCAGCCCTGCCAGACTACAAGCTGCTAAAGCAGAACATGAACTTGAACTTCTCCGACTCATATCGGAACTCAAACTTCAAGTCACaacacctgaacctgaacctgcacCACCTGCACCACCACCGCGCGGCCGACAGTGACTTCTACTCAGCCGGCTCGACCACCGCGGACGTCTCGGGCTCTCTGAAGCTCGCCTCTCCGGAGCTGGAGCGTCTGATCATCCAGAACAGCAACGGGGTCATCACTACGACGCCGACACCTGCCGCCCAGTTCCTCTACAACCGCGGGATCACGGAGGAGCAGGAGGGCTTCGCGGACGGTTTTGTTAAAGCTCTGGACGACCTGCACAAGATGAACCAGATGGCGCCTCCACCAAACGTGTCTCTCGGTGGCGGCTGCGGTTTGCCGGGCGGCGGAGTGGTGTGCTCGGCTCCAGGAGCCTCCGTGTTCGGCTCCTCCATGCAGCCGGAAGGTTTAGAGTACACCACCCTGAGCAGCTGCACCACCACCAACCCGAGTCTGTCCTCTGGAGCCAGCTACCCGTCCACTACTATCAGCTACCTGCCGCACCACCACCAGTACCATCACCACCAGCATCCGCAGGCCCTCGCAGCGCACGGGTCGCACCACTTCCAGCACTCCTCTCTGGCCGGTGTGGGCATCCACTCGCAGCGTTTCGCCGGCGGCTTGAAAGAAGAGCCGCAGACGGTGCCGGACATGCTGAGCAGCGACGGGTCTCCACCGATGTCCCCCATCGATATGGAGAACCAGGACCGCATGAAAACGGAGCGCAAGCGGCTGAGGAACCGGCTCGCAGCGTCCAAGTGTCGGAGGCGCAAGCTGGAGCGCATTTCTCGCCTGGAGGACAAGGTGAAAGTGCTGAAGACAGACAACGCGGGACTGTCCAACACGGCGTCTGTGCTGCGGGATCAGGTGGCACAACTCAAACAGAAAGTCATGACACATGTGAGCAGTGGTTGCCAGCTCATGTTAGCGCCCAAAGTGAAGTCATATTGA